From Polaribacter butkevichii, a single genomic window includes:
- a CDS encoding superoxide dismutase, whose translation MAFQLPELGYAYDALEPNIDARTMEIHHTKHHQGYTNNLNNAIAGTDLEGKSIEDILANLDMSNGAVRNNGGGFYNHSLFWTVLNPNDRGYLSGELKDAIEAAFGTKDDFIAAFSKAAATQFGSGWAWLCVLPGGKVEVCSTPNQDNPLMPGVTCEGTPILGLDVWEHAYYLNYQNRRPDYINAFFNVINWNEVEKRYAAAK comes from the coding sequence ATGGCTTTTCAATTACCAGAATTAGGATATGCTTACGATGCTTTAGAACCTAATATAGATGCAAGAACTATGGAAATTCACCATACAAAACATCATCAAGGATATACAAACAACTTAAACAATGCAATTGCAGGTACAGATTTAGAAGGAAAATCTATTGAAGATATTCTTGCTAATTTAGATATGAGCAATGGAGCTGTTAGAAATAATGGTGGTGGTTTTTACAATCATTCATTATTCTGGACAGTTTTAAACCCAAATGATAGAGGATATTTATCTGGTGAATTAAAAGATGCTATTGAAGCGGCTTTTGGTACTAAAGATGATTTTATTGCCGCTTTTTCTAAAGCAGCAGCTACTCAATTTGGTTCTGGTTGGGCTTGGTTATGTGTTTTACCTGGAGGTAAAGTAGAAGTTTGTTCTACTCCAAACCAAGACAATCCATTAATGCCAGGTGTAACTTGTGAAGGAACTCCTATTTTAGGATTAGATGTATGGGAACATGCATACTACTTAAACTACCAAAACAGAAGACCAGATTATATTAATGCATTTTTTAATGTAATTAACTGGAACGAAGTTGAAAAACGTTACGCAGCAGCAAAATAA
- a CDS encoding pseudouridine synthase codes for MNSNKNSSRGRQEGKKSTPLSRKSKPLARKSPKKTFTKIKETPKSDETSGIRLNKYIANSGVCSRREADTYIEHGSVEVNGKLVTEMGYKVQPDDIVRFDGTSITPEQKRYILLNKPKNYITTMDDDRGRKTVMELISNASKERIYPVGRLDRNTTGLLLFTNDGDLAKKLTHPKHNVRKLYHASLDRKLELRDLEKLRGEVIIEGRKVFIDAVSYVDGQPKSEIGIEIHSGRNRIVRKIFEHVGYKVNKLDRVIFAELTKRNLPRGRWRELTNLEVSNLQIMK; via the coding sequence ATGAATTCAAATAAAAACTCGTCGAGAGGACGACAAGAAGGTAAAAAAAGCACTCCACTAAGTAGAAAAAGTAAACCTTTAGCTAGAAAGAGTCCTAAAAAAACTTTTACCAAAATTAAAGAAACTCCAAAATCTGATGAAACATCAGGAATCCGTTTAAACAAATACATTGCAAATTCAGGAGTATGTTCTCGTAGAGAGGCAGATACTTATATAGAGCATGGTAGTGTTGAGGTAAACGGAAAGCTTGTAACAGAAATGGGGTATAAAGTTCAGCCAGATGATATTGTTCGTTTTGATGGAACTTCTATTACGCCAGAACAAAAGAGGTATATTCTTTTAAATAAGCCTAAAAATTACATCACCACTATGGATGATGATAGAGGAAGAAAAACCGTAATGGAATTGATTTCAAATGCATCTAAAGAAAGAATTTATCCTGTAGGTAGATTAGATAGAAATACAACAGGTTTGTTGTTGTTTACAAATGATGGTGATTTAGCTAAGAAACTAACGCATCCAAAACACAATGTTCGTAAATTATATCACGCATCTTTAGATAGAAAACTAGAGTTAAGAGATTTAGAGAAATTACGAGGAGAAGTTATTATTGAGGGTAGAAAAGTGTTTATTGATGCTGTTTCTTATGTAGATGGTCAGCCAAAATCAGAAATAGGTATCGAAATACATTCTGGTAGAAACAGAATTGTTCGTAAGATTTTTGAACATGTAGGTTATAAAGTAAACAAACTAGATAGAGTTATTTTTGCCGAATTAACAAAAAGAAACTTACCAAGAGGTAGATGGAGAGAGTTAACCAATTTAGAGGTTTCTAATCTTCAGATAATGAAATAG
- a CDS encoding geranylgeranylglycerol-phosphate geranylgeranyltransferase has protein sequence MPSFKAKRFLFKLFSLVSVIRGYNILVLVLAQYLAAIFIFSPKNTLRSVVFDVDLLYIVLASICVVAAGYIINNFYDAKVDRINRPLKTGIDNYVKQSTKLKLYFTLNFLGFIFGLLISGRAALFFAIYIFAIWFYSHKLKKYPFTGLVSATILTILPFFAVFVYFQNFSKIIFVHAIFLFLVIMVRELLKDLQNMKGAIVNDYDTFPVVYGEVKTKQLSIFLLLLTLFPVVVLFSYPALSYMRYYFYFALIVLVFLGFYLWKSTETKQYRMMHNVLKVLLLIGVFSLIFIDTSLIVEKVIDRLN, from the coding sequence ATGCCCAGTTTTAAAGCAAAAAGATTCCTTTTTAAACTTTTTAGTTTAGTTTCAGTTATAAGAGGCTATAATATTCTTGTTTTAGTTTTAGCACAATACTTAGCGGCTATTTTTATTTTTTCACCTAAAAACACACTTAGAAGTGTTGTTTTTGATGTAGATTTATTATACATCGTTCTGGCAAGTATCTGTGTGGTTGCAGCAGGATATATTATCAATAATTTTTATGATGCAAAAGTAGATAGAATTAATAGACCTTTAAAAACAGGCATTGATAATTATGTAAAGCAGTCTACCAAACTAAAACTATATTTTACTTTAAATTTTTTAGGATTTATTTTTGGTCTTCTTATTTCTGGTAGGGCAGCTTTATTCTTTGCCATCTATATTTTTGCTATTTGGTTTTATTCGCATAAGTTAAAAAAGTATCCTTTTACGGGGTTGGTTTCTGCCACTATACTTACAATTCTTCCTTTTTTTGCTGTATTTGTGTACTTTCAAAACTTCTCAAAAATAATTTTTGTGCATGCAATTTTTTTGTTTTTGGTAATTATGGTAAGGGAATTACTAAAAGATTTACAGAACATGAAAGGGGCAATAGTGAATGATTATGATACTTTTCCGGTAGTTTACGGAGAGGTAAAAACAAAACAGTTATCAATATTTTTATTGCTATTAACTTTGTTTCCTGTAGTTGTTTTGTTTAGTTATCCTGCGTTAAGTTATATGAGATATTATTTTTATTTTGCTTTAATTGTGTTGGTTTTTTTAGGGTTTTATCTTTGGAAATCTACAGAAACAAAACAATATAGAATGATGCATAATGTTTTGAAAGTGTTGCTTTTAATAGGTGTTTTTTCTTTAATTTTTATTGATACCTCTCTAATTGTAGAAAAAGTAATAGACAGATTGAATTAA
- a CDS encoding mevalonate kinase family protein — MKGPLFYAKILLFGEYGIIKDSKGLAIPFNAYRGVLKTDSNLSGEPKVSNQNLERFYKHLSSLKTDLVSFNLKELKKDIDNGMYFDSSIPQGYGVGSSGALVASIYDKYAADKITVLENLTRDKLLKLKEVFSLMESFFHGKSSGLDPLNSYLSLPILINSKTNIEPAGIPSQKQGKGAVFLLDSEQIGETEPMVNIFMNKMKNEGFRKMISEEFATTTDACIEDFLGGNVKSLFGNVKSLSKIVLKNFKPMIPDAFHKVWENGIISNDYYLKLCGSGGGGYILGFTEDYEKAQISLKNYKLELVYRF, encoded by the coding sequence ATGAAAGGACCATTATTTTATGCTAAAATCCTTCTCTTCGGAGAATACGGAATCATCAAAGATTCTAAAGGTTTAGCAATTCCGTTTAACGCCTACCGAGGAGTTTTAAAAACTGATTCTAATTTATCTGGAGAGCCTAAAGTTTCCAATCAAAATTTAGAACGCTTTTATAAACACTTATCTTCTTTAAAAACAGATTTAGTTTCTTTTAATTTAAAAGAATTAAAAAAGGATATAGATAACGGTATGTATTTCGATTCATCAATACCACAAGGTTATGGTGTTGGTAGTTCTGGAGCTTTAGTGGCATCTATTTATGATAAGTATGCAGCTGATAAAATAACGGTATTAGAAAACTTAACAAGAGATAAGTTGTTAAAGTTAAAAGAAGTTTTTTCTTTAATGGAATCTTTTTTTCATGGTAAGAGTTCTGGTTTAGATCCTTTAAATAGTTACTTAAGTTTGCCTATTTTAATAAATTCTAAAACCAATATAGAGCCTGCAGGTATTCCTTCTCAAAAACAAGGTAAAGGAGCCGTTTTCTTGTTAGATTCAGAACAAATAGGAGAAACCGAGCCAATGGTAAACATCTTTATGAATAAGATGAAAAATGAAGGGTTTAGAAAAATGATTAGCGAGGAGTTTGCAACAACAACAGACGCTTGTATTGAAGATTTTTTAGGCGGAAATGTAAAATCGTTATTTGGTAATGTAAAATCATTGTCTAAAATTGTTTTAAAGAACTTTAAACCGATGATTCCTGATGCTTTTCATAAAGTTTGGGAAAATGGAATTATCAGTAACGATTATTACCTGAAACTTTGTGGTTCTGGAGGTGGTGGTTATATTTTAGGTTTTACAGAAGATTATGAGAAAGCTCAAATAAGTCTTAAAAATTACAAGTTAGAGTTGGTTTATAGATTCTAG
- a CDS encoding toxin-antitoxin system YwqK family antitoxin, translated as MKTFVKFMPMLVFLFTISVAAQKTTWLDANLKETNQAKSVYYKVISSNNKEVTFFYKSSSIFRNIGYSKGVFDGAFSEFYESGELKTSGRYENGLKEGVWKTYYKNGKNKEKGKYVKGEKVGVWKTFYKNF; from the coding sequence ATGAAAACTTTTGTAAAGTTTATGCCAATGCTCGTTTTTCTTTTTACGATATCCGTAGCGGCACAGAAAACCACTTGGTTAGACGCTAATTTAAAAGAAACTAATCAGGCAAAGTCTGTTTACTATAAAGTAATTTCTTCAAATAATAAAGAAGTAACTTTTTTTTACAAAAGTAGTAGTATTTTTAGAAATATTGGCTATTCTAAAGGAGTGTTTGATGGGGCTTTTTCTGAATTTTATGAGTCTGGTGAGTTAAAAACTTCTGGCAGATATGAAAACGGATTAAAAGAAGGTGTTTGGAAAACCTATTATAAAAACGGAAAAAATAAAGAAAAAGGGAAATATGTAAAAGGAGAAAAGGTAGGAGTTTGGAAAACTTTTTACAAGAATTTTTAA
- a CDS encoding diphosphomevalonate/mevalonate 3,5-bisphosphate decarboxylase family protein, with translation MDTAQFISKSNNNSVEKASFTWQTPSNIALVKYWGKSNPQIPKNASISFTLNNCHTITTIDFEKKETSEKVDFDLFFEGKQKDAFKPKIAEFFTRIQEYCPYIFDYKMTINSENSFPHSSGIASSASGLSAIAMCLMSLESALNPDLSAKEINQKASFLARLGSGSASRSIEGPMVVWGNHPEIEGSSDLFGVKFPYKVHSVFENYQDAILLVDKGEKQVSSTVGHNLMHEHPYAESRFTQANDNLSKISEILKNGDIKAFIGLVESEALTLHAMMMTSNPYFILMKPNTLEIINSIWAYRNENNSNICFTLDAGANVHVLYPENEKEAVNQFIEKELSKYCQKNQYIYDSVGFGAKKM, from the coding sequence TTGGATACAGCACAATTTATTTCAAAATCAAATAACAATTCGGTAGAAAAAGCAAGCTTTACGTGGCAAACACCAAGTAATATTGCGTTGGTAAAATATTGGGGAAAGAGCAATCCGCAAATACCAAAAAACGCTTCTATTAGTTTTACGTTAAACAATTGTCATACCATTACTACAATTGATTTTGAGAAAAAAGAAACATCAGAAAAAGTAGATTTCGATTTGTTTTTTGAAGGAAAACAGAAAGATGCTTTTAAACCAAAAATTGCAGAATTCTTTACAAGAATACAAGAATATTGTCCGTATATTTTTGATTATAAAATGACCATTAATTCAGAGAATTCTTTTCCGCATTCTAGTGGTATTGCTTCTTCCGCAAGCGGATTAAGTGCCATTGCTATGTGTTTAATGAGTTTAGAGTCTGCCTTAAATCCTGATTTATCAGCAAAAGAAATCAACCAAAAAGCCTCTTTTTTAGCACGTCTAGGTTCTGGAAGCGCAAGTAGAAGTATAGAAGGACCAATGGTTGTTTGGGGAAATCACCCAGAAATAGAAGGCAGTTCAGATTTGTTTGGTGTAAAATTTCCTTACAAAGTACATTCGGTTTTCGAGAATTATCAAGATGCTATTCTTTTAGTAGACAAAGGCGAAAAGCAAGTTTCTAGTACTGTTGGTCATAATTTAATGCATGAGCATCCGTATGCAGAAAGTCGTTTTACACAGGCTAATGATAATTTATCAAAAATATCAGAGATTCTTAAAAACGGAGATATAAAAGCTTTTATCGGTTTGGTAGAAAGTGAAGCCTTAACATTGCATGCAATGATGATGACAAGTAATCCGTATTTTATTTTGATGAAACCAAACACGTTAGAGATTATCAATAGTATTTGGGCATACAGAAATGAAAACAATAGCAATATTTGTTTTACGTTAGATGCTGGTGCAAACGTACATGTTTTGTATCCGGAGAATGAAAAAGAAGCTGTAAATCAATTTATAGAAAAAGAACTTTCTAAATACTGTCAAAAAAATCAGTATATTTATGATTCTGTGGGGTTTGGAGCGAAAAAAATGTAA
- a CDS encoding LytR/AlgR family response regulator transcription factor, with the protein MNIINCVIVDDEPVARKIIETFVAKIPNLTLVKSCKNAMEAFEIANSNNIDLFFLDINMPDISGLSLAKSINKKSKIIFTTAYREYAVDGFDLQAVDYLLKPIAFDRFLQAVNKFFETQTVIVKQVDVEEVPVKNDYIFVRSERKMVKVNFDDILYVESLSDYIKIHTKDIVLVTRETISNLEMKLPSQQFLRIHRSYIINLSKADSYTNEFIEIEKNAIPISRTYKENVLKKLNGNSLK; encoded by the coding sequence ATGAATATAATTAATTGTGTTATTGTTGATGACGAGCCAGTCGCAAGAAAAATTATAGAAACTTTTGTGGCTAAAATTCCGAATTTAACTTTAGTAAAAAGTTGCAAAAACGCCATGGAAGCTTTCGAGATCGCAAATTCTAATAATATAGATTTATTCTTTTTAGATATTAATATGCCAGACATTTCTGGTTTGTCTTTGGCTAAATCAATAAACAAGAAGTCTAAAATTATTTTTACAACTGCTTACAGAGAATATGCTGTTGATGGTTTCGATTTGCAAGCGGTAGATTATTTGTTAAAACCTATAGCTTTTGATCGTTTTTTACAAGCCGTTAATAAGTTTTTTGAAACGCAAACTGTTATTGTGAAACAAGTGGATGTTGAGGAAGTGCCAGTTAAGAATGATTATATTTTTGTGCGTTCAGAACGTAAAATGGTAAAGGTTAATTTTGATGATATTCTATATGTTGAGAGTTTATCCGATTATATCAAAATTCATACAAAAGACATCGTTTTAGTAACTAGAGAAACGATTAGTAATTTGGAAATGAAATTGCCTTCTCAACAATTTTTAAGAATCCACAGATCTTATATTATCAATTTAAGTAAGGCTGATTCTTATACGAATGAATTTATTGAAATTGAAAAAAATGCAATTCCTATAAGTAGAACGTACAAAGAAAATGTACTTAAAAAGTTAAACGGAAATTCTTTGAAATAG
- a CDS encoding sensor histidine kinase, translating into MIVYFFYTYFLGYGSDNIKYVNAFSGFLMPSTIVVCYFFLYYLIPKYLQKKKYVSFVIYSIYSFIISTSFLILSVLYGFVLLENPDKEAVIPLTKSLPNIIFGVYMVILFVIVIGLVGYNYLAQVKTDDLKSKFLETQLQLKEQELKFLKMQIHPHFLFNSLNTIYGFAIAKADEAPEMILKLSNLLDYILYQADKPKVLLIEEVNHLEDYISLEKMRFHDTLNVNFIKEKLNDSLQIPPMLLIPFVENSFKHGVIIDGILKVDIQLKVDVDYLFFEIENSSKEKEDINGGIGLENIKKRLEMLYPKKHQLEIIDKKDVFKVSLKIEF; encoded by the coding sequence GTGATTGTATATTTTTTTTACACCTATTTTTTAGGCTATGGCAGTGATAATATAAAGTATGTAAATGCATTTTCTGGATTTTTAATGCCTAGTACAATAGTTGTTTGTTACTTTTTTTTATATTATTTAATTCCTAAATACCTTCAAAAAAAGAAATATGTTTCTTTTGTTATATACAGTATCTATTCGTTTATAATATCTACAAGCTTTTTAATATTGTCTGTTTTATATGGCTTTGTATTGTTAGAAAACCCAGATAAAGAGGCTGTAATTCCTTTAACTAAAAGTTTACCTAATATAATTTTTGGAGTTTATATGGTTATTCTATTTGTTATTGTTATTGGGTTAGTGGGATACAATTATTTAGCACAAGTTAAAACAGACGATTTAAAAAGTAAGTTTTTAGAAACCCAACTCCAACTAAAAGAACAAGAATTAAAGTTTTTAAAGATGCAAATTCATCCGCACTTTTTGTTTAATTCTCTAAATACTATTTATGGTTTTGCAATCGCTAAAGCGGATGAAGCTCCAGAAATGATTTTAAAATTATCTAATTTGTTAGATTATATTTTATATCAAGCTGATAAACCTAAAGTACTTTTAATAGAAGAAGTAAATCATTTAGAAGACTATATTTCTTTAGAAAAAATGCGTTTTCATGATACTTTAAACGTTAATTTTATAAAAGAGAAACTAAATGATTCTCTTCAAATTCCGCCAATGTTATTAATTCCGTTTGTAGAAAATAGTTTTAAACATGGTGTAATTATTGATGGAATTTTAAAAGTAGACATTCAACTTAAAGTTGATGTTGATTATTTGTTTTTTGAAATAGAAAACTCATCCAAAGAAAAAGAAGATATAAATGGCGGAATTGGTTTAGAGAATATTAAAAAAAGACTAGAAATGTTGTATCCGAAGAAACATCAACTAGAAATAATTGATAAAAAGGATGTATTTAAAGTGTCTTTAAAAATTGAATTTTAA
- a CDS encoding MotA/TolQ/ExbB proton channel family protein: MKFLIINIFNDGGPLFMYTILAALLICISLILKALLKGDANGKALKLIKSVSLFALVWGFLGMMIGLIGAFDAISITDGISHGVLAGGLKIALLSPAFGMVTFLIARLGIIGLILKEK, translated from the coding sequence ATGAAATTCTTAATTATCAATATTTTTAACGATGGTGGCCCATTATTTATGTATACAATTTTGGCTGCTCTTTTAATTTGTATCTCTTTAATACTTAAAGCGCTATTAAAGGGCGATGCAAATGGAAAAGCATTAAAACTGATAAAATCTGTTAGTTTATTTGCCTTAGTTTGGGGCTTTTTAGGGATGATGATTGGTTTAATTGGTGCCTTTGATGCCATTTCTATAACCGATGGAATTTCTCATGGAGTTTTAGCTGGTGGATTAAAAATAGCTTTGCTATCTCCTGCCTTTGGTATGGTAACTTTTTTAATTGCAAGACTTGGAATTATAGGACTTATTTTAAAAGAAAAATAA